The Medicago truncatula cultivar Jemalong A17 chromosome 4, MtrunA17r5.0-ANR, whole genome shotgun sequence genome includes a region encoding these proteins:
- the LOC112421111 gene encoding classical arabinogalactan protein 1, whose translation MASYTVVLMLLVALLLDSTVARSPPSSSPMFSPFPSPIISPSANSPVASAPLPGASSPSPFAINSPASAPPAAAPGSPAAAASPVAAPAVTPSSISTPPSQAPSPAISPSANSTAASAPVPAKSIPSPSPSTNNSPPSPPPAITPTSISTPPSKSPSTSTNGAAFNRFTVAGSAAVVVFAAVLMI comes from the coding sequence ATGGCTTCCTACACCGTTGTGCTGATGCTTTTGGTTGCACTGCTGCTGGATTCCACAGTTGCTcgatcaccaccatcatcatcgcCCATGTTTTCTCCGTTTCCATCACCAATAATTTCTCCCTCCGCTAACTCACCAGTGGCATCTGCTCCTCTTCCTGGTGCTTCATCTCCTTCACCGTTCGCCATCAACTCACCAGCATCTGCTCCTCCCGCTGCCGCTCCTGGTTCTCCAGCTGCCGCTGCTTCTCCCGTTGCCGCTCCTGCTGTGACTCCATCGTCGATCTCTACTCCTCCATCTCAAGCACCATCACCAGCGATTTCTCCCTCCGCTAACTCAACGGCGGCATCTGCTCCCGTGCCTGCGAAGAGCATTCCTTCTCCATCACCGTCCACCAACAACTCTCCACCATCTCCTCCTCCTGCTATTACTCCAACGTCTATCTCTACCCCTCCATCTAAATCACCATCAACATCCACAAACGGCGCCGCTTTCAACAGATTCACTGTTGCCGGATCTGCTGCTGTTGTGGTTTTCGCTGCTGTTTTGATGATATAG
- the LOC11408388 gene encoding classical arabinogalactan protein 5, which translates to MASYMVVLMLVASLLVSSTFARSLSSSPVATPSPAGSPLAISPAVSSPVPLMNAPSPSPFAVNYPTSPPPASFGSPASPVAAPAVTPLSISTPPSQAPSPAIAPSTSANSPVASSPVPVTSSPSPSPSAINSPPSPPPHASPAAAPAITPSSISTPPTKAPSSISTPPTKAPSTPTNGATMNGFNVAGYAAAVVFIAALILM; encoded by the coding sequence ATGGCTTCCTACATGGTTGTGTTGATGCTTGTGGCCTCACTATTGGTTAGTTCTACCTTTGCACGATCTCTATCATCATCTCCTGTTGCCACTCCATCTCCTGCGGGATCTCCCTTGGCTATCTCACCGGCGGTATCTTCTCCCGTTCCTTTGATGAACGCTCCATCTCCTTCACCGTTCGCAGTTAACTATCCAACATCTCCTCCTCCTGCTTCCTTTGGTTCTCCTGCTTCTCCTGTTGCCGCTCCTGCAGTTACTCCATTGTCGATCTCAACTCCTCCATCTCAAGCACCATCACCTGCGATTGCTCCCTCCACCAGCGCTAACTCACCGGTGGCATCTTCTCCCGTACCTGTAACGAGCAGTCCTTCTCCTTCACCGTCCGCCATCAACTCTCCACCATCTCCTCCTCCTCACGCCTCCCCTGCTGCCGCTCCTGCTATTACTCCATCGTCAATCTCTACTCCTCCAACTAAAGCACCATCGTCGATCTCTACTCCTCCAACTAAAGCACCATCAACGCCCACAAACGGTGCCACTATGAATGGATTCAACGTTGCCGGATATGCTGCTGCTGTCGTTTTTATTGCGGCTTTGATATTGATGTAG
- the LOC11415414 gene encoding uncharacterized protein isoform X1: MSTRGSWITLKFRGVVDVVRASRFQSSYGGLKRNSPIVTTTRVESRNWNRNPGLQFFSTKSNTSTNANRIKNDEIQPEAPASKFFAFSSWVKWIVCSLLSFMLPLWSQSWGKLERIEGEAEIVIEGVEKVAEVVEKVATVAEKVSEDLAETLPEDAKLKKVAVVVESASKQAVHGAQITEEFIHKVEKVTNDMEELESFVEPLIDKIVKKQS, translated from the exons ATGTCAACAAGAGGGTCATGGATAACTTTGAAATTCAGAGGGGTTGTGGATGTAGTTCGTGCTAGTAGATTCCAATCAAGCTATGGTGGACTCAAGAGGAACAGTCCAATTGTGACAACAACTAGGGTCGAAAGTAGGAATTGGAATAGGAATCCTGGTCTGCAATTCTTTAGCACCAAAAGCAACACAAGCACTAATGCAAATAG AATAAAGAATGATGAGATTCAACCTGAAGCCCCAGCTTCTAAATTTTTCGCCTTCTCTTCTTG GGTTAAATGGATTGTGTGTTCGTTACTTTCTTTCATGCTACCTTTATGGAGTCAAAGTTGGGGGAAACTTGAAAGAATAGAAG GAGAAGCAGAGATTGTGATTGAAGGGGTTGAAAAAGTGGCAGAAGTAGTAGAAAAAGTTGCAACCGTAGCAGAGAAGGTAAGTGAGGATTTAGCAGAGACGCTTCCTGAggatgctaagctaaagaaagtagCGGTGgttgtagaaagtgcatcaaaACAAGCTGTTCATGGTGCTCAAATAACAGAAGAATTCATACACAAG GTTGAAAAGGTGACTAATGATATGGAGGAATTAGAATCATTCGTTGAACCCTTAATTGACAAGATTGTGAAGAAACAAAGTTGA
- the LOC25493262 gene encoding classical arabinogalactan protein 1, which produces MASYTVVLMLVATLLVSSTIAQSPSSSPTISPVATPPKSSQAPSPSAVSPVASPPVPVKNAPSPSPPASSDSPAVSPAVTPSSISTTPSEAPSPSDNSAAAFNRFTVAGSAAVMVFAAALMM; this is translated from the coding sequence ATGGCTTCTTACACAGTTGTATTGATGCTTGTGGCTACACTGTTGGTTAGTTCCACTATTGCTCAATCTCCTTCATCATCTCCAACCATATCACCCGTTGCCACTCCACCCAAATCCTCTCAGGCACCATCTCCTTCCGCTGTCTCACCGGTGGCATCTCCTCCCGTACCTGTGAAGAACGCTCCTTCTCCTTCCCCTCCTGCTTCCTCTGACTCTCCCGCTGTTTCTCCTGCTGTTACTCCATCATCCATCTCTACTACTCCTTCTGAAGCACCTTCACCTTCAGACAACTCCGCCGCCGCTTTTAACAGATTCACCGTTGCTGGATCTGCTGCTGTTATGGTTTTCGCCGCTGCTTTGATGATGTAG
- the LOC11444196 gene encoding classical arabinogalactan protein 1, translating to MASYKVVLMLVAALLVSSTFAQSPSSSPSKSPAISPSAHSPAASPPAPVKNSPSPSPSAINSPPSPPPASSGSPAAAPAVTPSSISTPPAEAPSNGAALNRFTVAGSAAVVIFAAALMM from the coding sequence ATGGCTTCCTACAAAGTTGTGTTGATGCTTGTGGCTGCATTGTTGGTGAGTTCCACCTTCGCTCAATCACCATCGTCATCTCCGTCCAAATCTCCTGCGATCTCTCCCTCCGCTCACTCACCGGCTGCATCTCCTCCCGCACCTGTGAAGAATTCTCCATCTCCTTCGCCATCCGCCATCAACTCTCCACCATCTCCTCCTCCTGCTTCCTCTGGTTCACCCGCCGCCGCTCCTGCTGTTACTCCATCATCGATCTCCACTCCTCCTGCTGAAGCACCATCAAACGGCGCCGCTTTGAATAGATTCACCGTTGCCGGATCTGCTGCTGTTGTGATTTTCGCTGCCGCTTTGATGATGTAG
- the LOC120579978 gene encoding uncharacterized protein, which produces MTGIGCKVRNNLVWEKPSETWLKCNVDAAFHDRNRLTSSACCVRDSRGKFIRAQTKWKRANMTVLEGEAVALLDAIHFAYVNRWDRVVFESDSATLVQALSSLGHGDSEFYAIVSSIIYQLSLHSNFEVKFVRRQSNMVAHTLARAVCSWASHRIFNSYPSCIAH; this is translated from the coding sequence ATGACCGGAATAGGGTGCAAGGTACGTAACAACTTAGTTTGGGAGAAACCGAGCGAGACATGGTTGAAGTGCAATGTGGATGCCGCGTTCCATGACCGTAATCGTCTTACATCCTCTGCATGTTGTGTTAGAGACTCCCGAGGGAAATTTATTCGGGCACAAACGAAATGGAAACGGGCAAATATGACAGTTTTGGAGGGGGAGGCAGTAGCCTTACTCGATGCTATTCACTTTGCTTATGTGAACAGATGGGACCGGGTTGTCTTCGAGTCTGACTCTGCTACTTTAGTGCAAGCTCTTTCGTCTCTGGGCCATGGTGATTCAGAATTCTATGCTATTGTTTCTAGTATTATTTATCAGTTATCTTTACATTCCAACTTCGAGGTGAAGTTTGTTAGGAGACAATCGAACATGGTTGCTCATACTTTAGCTAGGGCGGTCTGTTCTTGGGCTAGTCACCGCATTTTTAACTCTTATCCTTCTTGTATTGCACATTAG
- the LOC25493261 gene encoding classical arabinogalactan protein 1 has protein sequence MASYTVVLMLVATLLVSSTFAQSPSSSPTISPVATPAISPSADSPAASAPIPVKNAPSPSPSAINSPPSPPPASSDSPAVSPALTPSSISTPPSEGPSENGAALNRFTVAGSAAVVVFAAALIL, from the coding sequence ATGGCTTCATACACAGTTGTTTTGATGCTTGTGGCTACACTATTGGTTAGTTCTACCTTCGCTCAATCTCCATCTTCATCTCCCACCATATCCCCTGTTGCCACACCTGCGATCTCTCCCTCCGCTGACTCACCGGCGGCATCTGCTCCCATACCTGTGAAGAACGCTCCATCTCCTTCACCTTCAGCCATCAACTCTCCACCATCTCCTCCTCCTGCTTCATCCGACTCTCCCGCTGTCTCTCCTGCTCTTACTCCATCATCCATTTCCACTCCTCCTTCCGAAGGACCTTCCGAAAACGGTGCCGCTTTGAACAGATTTACCGTTGCCGGATCTGCTGCTGTAGTGGTTTTCGCCGCCGCTTTGATACTATAG
- the LOC11415414 gene encoding uncharacterized protein isoform X2, with amino-acid sequence MSTRGSWITLKFRGVVDVVRASRFQSSYGGLKRNSPIVTTTRVESRNWNRNPGLQFFSTKSNTSTNANRVKWIVCSLLSFMLPLWSQSWGKLERIEGEAEIVIEGVEKVAEVVEKVATVAEKVSEDLAETLPEDAKLKKVAVVVESASKQAVHGAQITEEFIHKVEKVTNDMEELESFVEPLIDKIVKKQS; translated from the exons ATGTCAACAAGAGGGTCATGGATAACTTTGAAATTCAGAGGGGTTGTGGATGTAGTTCGTGCTAGTAGATTCCAATCAAGCTATGGTGGACTCAAGAGGAACAGTCCAATTGTGACAACAACTAGGGTCGAAAGTAGGAATTGGAATAGGAATCCTGGTCTGCAATTCTTTAGCACCAAAAGCAACACAAGCACTAATGCAAATAG GGTTAAATGGATTGTGTGTTCGTTACTTTCTTTCATGCTACCTTTATGGAGTCAAAGTTGGGGGAAACTTGAAAGAATAGAAG GAGAAGCAGAGATTGTGATTGAAGGGGTTGAAAAAGTGGCAGAAGTAGTAGAAAAAGTTGCAACCGTAGCAGAGAAGGTAAGTGAGGATTTAGCAGAGACGCTTCCTGAggatgctaagctaaagaaagtagCGGTGgttgtagaaagtgcatcaaaACAAGCTGTTCATGGTGCTCAAATAACAGAAGAATTCATACACAAG GTTGAAAAGGTGACTAATGATATGGAGGAATTAGAATCATTCGTTGAACCCTTAATTGACAAGATTGTGAAGAAACAAAGTTGA
- the LOC11410420 gene encoding classical arabinogalactan protein 5 produces the protein MASYKVVLMLVATLFVSSTIAQSPSSSPTISPVATPAISPSADSPVASPPVPVKTSPSPLASAVNSPPASSNSLAPAVTPSSISTPPSEAPSPSDNSIAALNRFTFAVSAAAVVFAAALMM, from the coding sequence ATGGCTTCCTATAAAGTTGTGTTGATGCTTGTGGCTACACTATTTGTTAGTTCCACCATTGCTCAATCTCCTTCATCATCTCCAACCATATCACCCGTTGCCACACCTGCGATCTCTCCCTCCGCTGACTCACCGGTGGCATCTCCTCCCGTACCTGTGAAGACGTCTCCATCTCCTTTAGCATCCGCCGTCAACTCTCCACCTGCTTCCTCTAACTCTCTCGCTCCTGCTGTTACTCCATCATCCATCTCTACTCCTCCTTCTGAAGCACCTTCACCTTCTGATAACTCCATCGCCGCATTGAACAGATTCACCTTTGCCGTatctgctgctgctgttgttttTGCTGCAGCTTTGATGATGTAG